The genomic stretch gatcgagaccacggtgaaaccccgtctctactaaaaatacaaaaaaaattagccgggcgtggtggcgggcgcctgtagtcccagctactcggagaggctgaggcaggagaatggcgtgaacccaggaggcggagcttgcagtgagccgagattgcgccactgcactccagcctgggtgacagagcgagactccgtctcaaaaaaaaaaaacaaaaaaaaacaaagagcagaGTTTTAGGTCAATGCTTCCAACAGGGAACAGAATTTAGATCTTAACAATTTTGtttacattgtatttattttcatgttttacctTCTATTGATGGCAAATGAGACTGGTTTTCCATTTACAGAAGTGATACAAAAGATTCCTGTTGCAATAATTTTATTAAGTGAACAATGagccaatttaaagaaaaatataaagcagatAATAGTACAGGTGGTAAACTAATATGGCAAAATTACTAATATTCAAGGCTGAagtttggccgggcatggtggctcatggctgtaatcccaacactctgggaggtggggatgagtggctctcttgagcccaggaattcaagaccagcctgggcaacatagcaagaccctgtctctaaaaaaaacaaaaaagccaggtgtggtggtacatgcctgtagttacacctactggggagactgaggtgggaggatcacttaagcccaggagttcaaggctgcagtgagctgaggttgtgccactgtactccagcctgggcaacagagtgagaccctgtttcaaaacaaaaaaaaaagtggcgaggtgcagtgctcatgcctgtaatcctagcattttgggaggctaaggctgctggatcacttgagcccaggagttggaaacctgCCCAGGCagtatggtgagaccctgtctctacaaaaaaatacaaaaattagctgggcgtggtggtatgcacctgtagtcccagctattctagaggttgaggtgggaggatcgcttgagcctaggagttgagattgtgccactgcactccagcctgggtgacagagttgagattctgtctcaaaaaaaaaaaaaaaaaaaaaagtttgaaaaattagaCCCCCAGGGAAATGGAAAGTACATCTGCTGCTCACCCACCTGCCTCTCCTAAAGGGGAGATCGGGTACTTGGGGTCCCATTTCTGTGGGGTGGAGCATTATAAGTAAGCCTAGCTTGTGGCAAATCTGTCTCTCTGGACACTCCAGCAAGCTGGAAGGGACGATGATCACAGGGCATAGTTTGGGAGCTGCCCTGCTCTGAGACAACGCTCCTCTCCACATTGGATGAAACTCAGTTCTCCCTGGCCATGGCCTTCCTCACCATGGAGTGGTGAGGGTCCAAGGCCGAGATGTGTGCAGATGGAGGAGAATGGGCAGAGGAGCCTGTGGGTTTTCTCTGACTCCAGGTCCCCACTCCAGCAAGACAGCGCCGCTCCAGCTTGGCCCAGCAAGTTCCTCCTTGCAGTTTGGGGGTCAAAGCCGCAATTCATTTGAAACAAAATGCTCCTCTGCCTGGTCTGGTCCTCTCTTTGTGTATTTTCCTAGAGGACCTCACAGTGGGTGAGTGGCCAAGGAGAACAGGATTTGTGGCTCTGGGAAACTGGATTCCTGTCATCTCCTGCCAGCTGTCACCGCCACACCGAGGCTGTTCAGCACCGCGGGACCCTTTCTCTTTGGTATTGGCGGCTTTGGTAAACACTGAAAGAAGGTGGAAGTGGCTGGTCGATGCCATTTCCTGACTATCTGGTACCTTGGGTTCTTCATCGGGATGCGATCTTGAAGGCTTCTGGCCTGGCGTTGGCTCCACCCCCAGGTCTCTGAGCCACAACCTAGGTAGCTGAGCAGAGGCACTGCTGGGCTTCCCCTAGTCCACACAGCCTGGCTACCACCCAGACCCAGGCAGGGGGACTCCAGGTGGAAGGGGCCTGGGAAGGGCAGCTTCCCTGGGGCAGTCTCAATCCTAATGCTGGATCCTGGGGTCCCCGGTCCCACTGAGGCAAGGCCTTCCTCGGGGGTCTCTGGGGAACCCTGGGGATTCAGAACCCCACACTGGTCCGGCCTTCGCGCTTCCAGAAAGCTGAGATCTGCTCCAAGGTGACCCGTGGCTGGAGGCCCCACTCGGGATCCGGGCTCCCTGGCCGCTGCCTCCTGGCCTGGGGGCTCCCAAACTGGACGCTGGCCTCTGGCCTCTGCTCGGGTTCAGCCCAGCTCACCAGGCCTGTGGTGGGGGGCCTCCCCTCCCAGGGCTGGGGCCCCCAGAAGGTGCTCCGGGCTGGGACCTCTGGTAGGGGCTGGGGGCCCAAGGAGCTGGGAGCAGAATTTGGGGCTGAGGGGGCAGGTGGGGCGGTTGCTCGGGCCTCCAAAGCGCCCAcctgggtgggaggctcaggggCCCGGTCTGTCAGCAGGGGGACCGCAGAGCCGTACCAGTCCTCAGAGCGCTCTCGGGGGGTGCCCATGGGCTCAATCCACAGCTCTCCTCCTGGGCGCCACACCAGGGTGGGTGCACGGTGGCTGGGGTCTGGGTGGAGACCGTGGCGGAACAGGCGTTCAGCCAACACAGCGGTGGTGAGGATGAAAAGCGCAGCCAGGGTGGCCAGGACCAGCATGATGGGGATGCAGGGCCCACAGGGCAGTGAGGGCCATGGGGCTGCCTCCCATGCGGGGGACCCCTCCACGCGCCCAGAGGGCGGCTCTGGAGTCAACGGCATCTGAGAGACACAGGGGTGAGAAGAGGAAGTAAATGAGGCAGAGGGGGCACAACCAAGATGAGAGAGAGGCAGCAGGTGTCCAGGAAAGCCTGGGAGgggggctgggcacgggggctcatgcctggaatcccagcactttgagaggttgaggcgggaggatcgcttgagcccaggagttcaagaccagcctggacacacagtgaaacctcatctctataaataacttaaaaactagctgggcatggtggctcacacctgtaatcccagctacacaggaagctgaggtgggaggattacttgagcccaaggagttcaaggctgcagtgagccccgattgcgccactgtcctccagcctgga from Nomascus leucogenys isolate Asia chromosome 2, Asia_NLE_v1, whole genome shotgun sequence encodes the following:
- the C2H16orf54 gene encoding transmembrane protein C16orf54 homolog; translation: MPLTPEPPSGRVEGSPAWEAAPWPSLPCGPCIPIMLVLATLAALFILTTAVLAERLFRHGLHPDPSHRAPTLVWRPGGELWIEPMGTPRERSEDWYGSAVPLLTDRAPEPPTQVGALEARATAPPAPSAPNSAPSSLGPQPLPEVPARSTFWGPQPWEGRPPTTGLVSWAEPEQRPEASVQFGSPQARRQRPGSPDPEWGLQPRVTLEQISAFWKREGRTSVGF